In Mercenaria mercenaria strain notata chromosome 15, MADL_Memer_1, whole genome shotgun sequence, a single genomic region encodes these proteins:
- the LOC123547888 gene encoding cerebellin-2-like: MEKRLLLFTGIIIIIICINISKGIPIESINIDKGDLKFKQLTFNYVEEIGALKNEMVLLRERVTKLEREVNRSGTNGQITTETADGIKDTHHILNKRAVRRRRIRRPEVAFQASLTTESATFNLYDTIIFNNVLTNINRAYNKHSGVFTAPVSGTYTFNTNIVAEKGHYIEASIKVNDIVTVSAISDHRIPRNRDYFTTWDQGNAVAILRLKRGDKVSVSVQWPQGSHVIHGFGKSSFSGYLLRSHEGH; the protein is encoded by the exons ATGGAGAAAAGACTGTTGCTTTTTACtggaattattattataataatatgtataaatatttcaaaaggaatTCCGATTGAAAGTATAAACATAGACAAGGGAGATTTGAAATTTAAGCAATTAACTTTCAACTATGTGGAAGAGATTGGtgcattgaaaaatgaaatggtTTTATTGAGAGAAAGAGTAACAAAACTTGAAAGGGAAGTTAACAGATCAGGAACAAATGGGCAAATTACAACAGAAACAGCTGATGGAATAAAGGACACCCATCATATATTGAATAAGCGAG CGGTTAGAAGAAGACGAATTCGAAGACCTGAGGTAGCATTTCAAGCATCGTTAACGACAGAATCTGCAACATTTAATTTGTACGATACAATAATTTTCAACAACGTGCTCACAAATATTAACCGTGCATACAACAAACATTCTGGTGTCTTCACTGCGCCTGTATCCGGAACTTACACCTTTAACACTAATATTGTAGCAGAGAAAGGACATTATATTGAAGCTAGTATCAAAGTCAATGACATTGTGACTGTTTCGGCAATAAGTGATCATAGAATCCCGCGGAATAGAGACTATTTTACTACATGGGATCAAGGAAATGCTGTAGCCATTTTAAGACTGAAAAGAGGTGACAAAGTTTCAGTGTCGGTGCAATGGCCGCAAGGAAGTCATGTTATACATGGTTTCGGAAAATCCAGTTTCTCTGGGTATCTTTTGAGGTCACATGAAGGACACtaa